Proteins encoded together in one Cicer arietinum cultivar CDC Frontier isolate Library 1 chromosome 4, Cicar.CDCFrontier_v2.0, whole genome shotgun sequence window:
- the LOC101510463 gene encoding phosphatidylinositol-3-phosphatase myotubularin-1 isoform X2, with the protein MRIIVFGFRPRTKQRRAIYDALLKCTKPTILWDLYAFTSGPSRFKNTSPLVRLLDEYLRLIGKDTHHASMDMIESGSFTLSNDLWRISSVNSSYTMCQSYPFALVVPKTISDDEVLQACKFRARCRLPVISWCHPDTGAVLARSAQPLVGLMMNIRSITDEKLVAALCSNLDGSRRKLYIADARPRKNAIANGALGGGSESSSNYFQSEIVFFGIDNIHGMRESFVRLREYMDNHGRTSSDGMSSFLRHGGGSIWGGGNLSSMSASVTTLGDSGWLSHVQNVLAGGAWIASRVAMEKASVLVHCSDGWDRTSQLISLANLLLDPYYRTFRGFQALVEKDWLAFGHPFSDRVGTPSVSGSGNVSFELSRQSSTGIASPPMRQSSGTIPPQPSVSSQAHNSNNHSPIFLQWVDCVSQLLRMYPFAFEFSAAFLVDFLDCMFSSRFGNFFFNSEKERLQCSVFETCGCLWAYLADMRASEGGSHAHCNPFYDPLKYSSPLLPPAAALAPTLWPQFHLRWACPEEAQSGEVEAQCRKIILKNFEIQKAKEVAERKAQETTSAMELLNAELRREKVLNISATNKAKRITKENTDIKRAIQSIGCKIHFSSSGDCIVDIENNPADAVPNLRCSSRQGSSTAVINDKTDLSVSVTEDDDDDGNNVIGRICETLCPFRTGDGGCRWPNGGCAQLGSQFVGFKANFDAFDRLSIDDSYFKP; encoded by the exons ATGAGAATTATAGTCTTTGGTTTTAGGCCTCGTACAAAACAG AGACGTGCGATATATGATGCACTACTTAAGTGTACGAAGCCAACAATATTATGGGATCTTTATGCTTTTACATCTGGGCCTTCCAGGTTTAAGAACACTTCTCCTTTGGTGCGCTTATTGGATGAGTATTTGCGACTTATTGGCAAAGATACTCACCACGCTTCAATGGACATGATTGAAAGTGGGTCTTTCACCTTGTCAAATGACTTATGGAGAATAAGTAGTGTGAATTCCAGTTATACAATGTGCCAGAGTTATCCATTTGCTTTGGTTGTTCCAAAGACCATTAG TGATGATGAAGTGCTCCAGGCTTGCAAATTCCGTGCTAGATGCCGGCTGCCTGTAATTTCATGGTGTCATCCTG ATACTGGCGCAGTTCTTGCACGTTCCGCCCAACCTTTAGTTGGTCTCATGATGAATATAAGGAG CATCACGGATGAAAAACTTGTGGCTGCACTTTGCAGCAACCTTGATGGCTCAAGGAG AAAGCTATATATTGCTGATGCGAGACCAAGGAAAAATGCAATAGCTAATGGAGCCTTGGGAGGTGGTTCAGAATCATCatcaaactattttcaatctGAG atAGTCTTTTTTGGAATAGACAACATCCATGGAATGAGAGAGAGCTTTGTTCGGCTTCGAGAGTACATGGACAATCATGGCAGAACATCATCAGATGGAATGTCCTCATTTTTG AGACATGGTGGTGGGTCGATATGGGGTGGTGGCAATTTAAGTAGTATGTCTGCTTCGGTTACAACCCTTGGGGACAGTGGATGGTTATCGCATGTTCAGAATGTCTTGGCTGGTGGAGCTTGGATTGCTTCTCGTGTTGCTATGGAAAAGGCTTCTGTTCTTGTACATTGCAG TGATGGATGGGATAGGACAAGCCAGTTAATTTCACTCGCTAATTTGTTGCTTGATCCGTATTATCGGACATTCAGAGGGTTTCAG GCACTTGTTGAAAAAGACTGGTTAGCATTTGGTCATCCATTTTCTGATCGTGTGGGAACACCATCTGTCTCTGGAAGTGGCAACGTATCTTTCGAGTTATCTAGGCAGTCTTCAACTGGCATCGCATCGCCACCCATGCGCCAGTCATCAGGAACAATCCCACCTCAACCTTCAGTTTCATCTCAGGCGCATAACTCAAACAACCACTCTCCCATTTTTTTGCAG TGGGTTGATTGTGTGTCACAACTGCTGCGGATGTATCCTTTTGCTTTTGAATTTTCTGCG GCTTTCCTGGTGGACTTCTTAGACTGCATGTTTTCTTCTCGCTTTGGAAACTTCTTCTTTAATAG tgAGAAGGAGAGGCTGCAGTGCAGTGTGTTTGAAACTTGTGGATGTTTGTGGGCATACTTGGCTGATATGCGGGCATCAGAAGGAGGTTCTCATGCGCATTGTAATCCCTTTTATGATCCACTGAAGTATAGCAGTCCTCTTCTGCCCCCAGCAGCAGCGTTAGCCCCAACTTTATGGCCCCAATTCCACCTTCGTTGGGCCTGCCCAGAAGAAGCACAAAGTGGGGAGGTTGAAGCACAATGTAGGAAGATAATTCTGAAAAACTTTGAGATACAGAAG GCTAAAGAAGTGGCAGAAAGGAAAGCTCAAGAAACTACAAGTGCCATGGAATTGTTGAATGCTGAATTGCGACGTGAGAAGGTGTTAAACATCTCAGCTACGAACAAAGCCAAGAGGATAACCAAAGAGAATACAGACATAAAGCGTGCAATTCAGTCAATTGGGTGCAAGATTCACTTTTCTAGTAGTGGTGATTGCATTGTTGACATTGAAAACAACCCAGCGGATGCAGTTCCAAACTTGCGTTGTTCCTCTAGGCAAGGGTCAAGTACTGCTGTGATTAATGACAAAACGGATCTATCTGTTTCTGTAACAGAAGACGACGACGATGATGGAAACAATGTTATTGGTCGAATATGTGAAACTCTATGCCCATTTCGCACTGGAGATGGAGGCTGCAGATGGCCAAATGGTGGTTGTGCTCAACTAGGTAGTCAGTTTGTTGGGTTTAAGGCAAATTTCGATGCATTTGACCGACTCTCGATTGATGACAGTTATTTCAAGCCTTAG
- the LOC101511118 gene encoding GABA transporter 1-like translates to MGTGAQSSSEVYTSDSEKGFAINHSSSTPQDLDAGAKFVLVSRGSWLHCGYHLTTSIVGPVILTLPFSFTLLGWFGGVVWLILAGLITFYSYNLLSLVLEHHAHLGRRQLRFRDMARDILGPGWAKYYVGPLQFIICFGTVIGGPLVGGKSLKFIYQLYHPEGSMKLYQFIIICGVVTMLLAQLPSFHSLRHINLISLILCVTYATCLTIGSIYVGHLKDAPPRHYSVQGSDTDKLFGVFNGISIIATTYASGIIPEIQATLAPPVKGKMLKGLCVCYSVIVATYFSVAISGYWAFGNAAGATVLQNYIGKTKLLLPKWFFLMTNILILLQVFGLTAVYLQPTNELFETIFGDPNKGQFSMRNVVPRVLSRSISVAAATVFAAMLPFFPDIMALFGAFAFIPLDFILPMVFFNITFKPSKQSIIFWVNTLIGGGSSILVVIGGIASIRQIVLDAKTYSLFSDS, encoded by the exons ATGGGAACTGGTGCTCAAAGCTCTTCAGAAGTATATACAAGTGATAGTGAAAagggttttgcaatcaatcactcTAGTAGTACTCCACAAGACTTAGATGCAGGAGCAAAGTTTGTTCTTGTATCTCGAG GATCATGGTTGCACTGTGGATATCATTTGACAACATCAATTGTGGGACCAGTGATTCTAACACTTCCATTCTCTTTTACTCTTTTGGGTTGGTTTGGAGGAGTGGTTTGGTTGATCCTTGCAGGACTTATCACATTCTATTCATACAATCTTTTATCTCTTGTCTTAGAACATCATGCTCACCTTGGCCGCCGCCAGCTTAGATTCAGAGATATGGCTAGAGATATTTTAG GACCTGGATGGGCAAAATACTATGTAGGTCCTCTTCAGTTTATCATATGCTTTGGGACGGTAATTGGTGGTCCTCTTGTAGGAGGAAAAAGCCTCAAG TTCATTTACCAACTCTACCATCCAGAAGGGTCAATGAAGCTTTACCAATTTATTATCATATGTGGAGTTGTAACGATGCTTTTGGCTCAACTTCCATCTTTTCATTCCTTAAGGCACATTAATCTCATTTCTTTGATTCTATGTGTGACTTATGCAACATGTCTAACAATCGGTTCGATATACGTTG GTCACTTGAAAGACGCGCCGCCTCGACATTATTCTGTACAAGGTTCTGATACAGATAAGCTATTTGGTGTCTTCAATGGTATTTCAATCATTGCTACCACATATGCTAGCGGGATTATTCCAGAGATACAG GCAACTTTGGCACCACCTGTGAAGGGAAAAATGTTGAAAGGACTATGTGTGTGTTATTCTGTTATAGTTGCTACCTATTTCAGTGTTGCCATCTCTGGTTATTGGGCCTTTGGCAATGCAGCTGGTGCAACAGTTCTTCAAAATTACATTGGGAAGACAAAGCTTTTGCTTCCCAAATGGTTTTTCTTGATGACAAACATACTCATCCTTCTGCAAGTGTTTGGACTGACAGCG GTATATCTGCAACCaacaaatgaattatttgaaactATATTTGGAGATCCAAACAAAGGACAGTTTTCCATGAGAAATGTAGTGCCAAGGGTGCTCTCTAGGTCAATATCAGTGGCAGCAGCCACAGTTTTTGCAGCTATGTTACCATTCTTTCCAGATATAATGGCATTGTTTGGAGCATTTGCATTCATACCTCTTGATTTTATATTGCCAATGGTATTTTTCAATATAACTTTCAAGCCCTCAAAACAAAGCATAATCTTTTGGGTGAATACATTGATTGGAGGAGGATCCTCAATTTTAGTTGTGATAGGGGGAATAGCATCAATTAGACAAATAGTTCTTGATGCCAAAACATATAGTTTATTTTCTGATTCCTGA
- the LOC101510792 gene encoding uncharacterized protein, producing the protein MSNKTTEITTMVVEADTKPNPIFPFFPNFNFNFQLPFFPPKHNHHAKNKPSSIIPKLQEEEHAPIISNTNVVTFPKTQLVVPSPLQAEPDSHNSTTKTSNPLILYQVYAIGGFFISRWIWARWNERKARGKSPNDDGRGSQDNE; encoded by the exons ATGAGCAACAAAACCACCGAAATAACAACAATGGTTGTTGAAGCAGACACAAAACCAAACCCCATTTTCCCTTTCTTCCCAAACTTCAACTTCAATTTCCAACTTCCTTTTTTTCCACCAAAACACAATCATCATGCTAAAAACAAACCATCATCCATCATTCCAAAACTCCAGGAGGAGGAACATGCTCCAATTATTTCCAACACTAATGTTGTAACCTTTCCCAAAACACAACTTGTTGTTCCTTCACCTCTTCAGGCTGAGCCTGATTCTCACAACTCTACTACCAAGACTTCCAATCCTCTTATTCTCTACCag GTGTATGCAATAGGAGGATTCTTTATTTCAAGATGGATTTGGGCAAGGTGGAATGAGAGGAAGGCTCGTGGGAAGTCTCCCAATGACGATGGTCGTGGATCGCAAGATAATGaatag
- the LOC101498931 gene encoding uncharacterized protein, whose amino-acid sequence MDEHISSMPRMFRWTAKQTSGNVAYYRAKLDALRDTDIIWAPDYDQNAVTRFQSVSLFTGYIRWCFTMVPYLPERCIRQFGYTQHIPPTPPMLVARDVDVEWSMYRNSVRSLRARLHPAAYPHECVEGYIQWYYRISHPRMIPYVAAYAGPSYDADAGPSHDAGPDTSCTRCHAVGGLIQQSLDLHMGGPEDEMRVLLERALYISRGGDYQ is encoded by the coding sequence ATGGATGAGCATATTTCCTCGATGCCACGGATGTTTCGTTGGACGGCAAAACAAACATCTGGGAATGTGGCATATTACAgggcaaagttggatgctttgagGGATACGGATATTATCTGGGCACCAGATTACGATCAGAACGCTGTGACACGATTTCAGTCTGTGTCATTATTTACAGGATACATTCGTTGGTGTTTCACGATGGTTCCGTATTTACCTGAGAGGTGCATACGACAGTTTGGGTATACTCAACACATTCCTCCTACACCACCGATGCTTGTTGCACGTGATGTCGACGTTGAATGGAGTATGTACCGGAATTCTGTACGATCACTTCGAGCTAGATTGCATCCAGCTGCATATCCACATGAGTGTGTTGAGGGATACATCCAGTGGTATTATAGGATATCTCATCCTCGGATGATCCCTTATGTTGCTGCATATGCTGGTCCTAGTTATGATGCTGATgctggtcctagtcatgatgctgGTCCCGATACTAGTTGTACACGGTGTCACGCAGTTGGTGGTCTTATACAACAGAGTTTAGATTTGCATATGGGTGGTCCTGAAGATGAGATGCGTGTCTTATTGGAGAGAGCTTTATATATTTCTAGAGGAGGAGATTATCAATAG
- the LOC101510463 gene encoding phosphatidylinositol-3-phosphatase myotubularin-1 isoform X1 has translation MDVPKPRPTPTTSLRDASDSSTGSWDAIEWTKIEPIPRFASHANLDFLLEEEQVFAEGHGVVLVNTDDAGVLIVTNFRVIFLSEGTRKVIALGTIPLATIEKFNKIAVKVQSNTRQLDKTPTQRLLQVIGKDMRIIVFGFRPRTKQRRAIYDALLKCTKPTILWDLYAFTSGPSRFKNTSPLVRLLDEYLRLIGKDTHHASMDMIESGSFTLSNDLWRISSVNSSYTMCQSYPFALVVPKTISDDEVLQACKFRARCRLPVISWCHPDTGAVLARSAQPLVGLMMNIRSITDEKLVAALCSNLDGSRRKLYIADARPRKNAIANGALGGGSESSSNYFQSEIVFFGIDNIHGMRESFVRLREYMDNHGRTSSDGMSSFLRHGGGSIWGGGNLSSMSASVTTLGDSGWLSHVQNVLAGGAWIASRVAMEKASVLVHCSDGWDRTSQLISLANLLLDPYYRTFRGFQALVEKDWLAFGHPFSDRVGTPSVSGSGNVSFELSRQSSTGIASPPMRQSSGTIPPQPSVSSQAHNSNNHSPIFLQWVDCVSQLLRMYPFAFEFSAAFLVDFLDCMFSSRFGNFFFNSEKERLQCSVFETCGCLWAYLADMRASEGGSHAHCNPFYDPLKYSSPLLPPAAALAPTLWPQFHLRWACPEEAQSGEVEAQCRKIILKNFEIQKAKEVAERKAQETTSAMELLNAELRREKVLNISATNKAKRITKENTDIKRAIQSIGCKIHFSSSGDCIVDIENNPADAVPNLRCSSRQGSSTAVINDKTDLSVSVTEDDDDDGNNVIGRICETLCPFRTGDGGCRWPNGGCAQLGSQFVGFKANFDAFDRLSIDDSYFKP, from the exons ATGGACGTGCCGAAACCCCGCCCCACACCAACTACGTCTCTAAGAGACGCCTCTGACTCCTCTACTGGTAGCTGGGACGCCATCGAATGGACCAAAATTGAg CCAATTCCGCGTTTCGCCTCTCACGCGAATCTCGATTTCTTGCTCGAGGAAGAGCAAGTTTTCGCCGAA GGACACGGTGTTGTTCTTGTTAATACAGATGATGCAGGCGTGTTGATCGTAACAAACTTTCGTGTAATATTTCTG AGTGAGGGAACTAGAAAAGTTATTGCTCTTGGAACAATACCACTAGCAACCATTGAGAAGTTTAACAAGATA GCTGTAAAGGTTCAGTCAAATACTCGTCAATTAGACAAGACACCAACACAAAGACTGCTCCAGGTGATTG GAAAAGATATGAGAATTATAGTCTTTGGTTTTAGGCCTCGTACAAAACAG AGACGTGCGATATATGATGCACTACTTAAGTGTACGAAGCCAACAATATTATGGGATCTTTATGCTTTTACATCTGGGCCTTCCAGGTTTAAGAACACTTCTCCTTTGGTGCGCTTATTGGATGAGTATTTGCGACTTATTGGCAAAGATACTCACCACGCTTCAATGGACATGATTGAAAGTGGGTCTTTCACCTTGTCAAATGACTTATGGAGAATAAGTAGTGTGAATTCCAGTTATACAATGTGCCAGAGTTATCCATTTGCTTTGGTTGTTCCAAAGACCATTAG TGATGATGAAGTGCTCCAGGCTTGCAAATTCCGTGCTAGATGCCGGCTGCCTGTAATTTCATGGTGTCATCCTG ATACTGGCGCAGTTCTTGCACGTTCCGCCCAACCTTTAGTTGGTCTCATGATGAATATAAGGAG CATCACGGATGAAAAACTTGTGGCTGCACTTTGCAGCAACCTTGATGGCTCAAGGAG AAAGCTATATATTGCTGATGCGAGACCAAGGAAAAATGCAATAGCTAATGGAGCCTTGGGAGGTGGTTCAGAATCATCatcaaactattttcaatctGAG atAGTCTTTTTTGGAATAGACAACATCCATGGAATGAGAGAGAGCTTTGTTCGGCTTCGAGAGTACATGGACAATCATGGCAGAACATCATCAGATGGAATGTCCTCATTTTTG AGACATGGTGGTGGGTCGATATGGGGTGGTGGCAATTTAAGTAGTATGTCTGCTTCGGTTACAACCCTTGGGGACAGTGGATGGTTATCGCATGTTCAGAATGTCTTGGCTGGTGGAGCTTGGATTGCTTCTCGTGTTGCTATGGAAAAGGCTTCTGTTCTTGTACATTGCAG TGATGGATGGGATAGGACAAGCCAGTTAATTTCACTCGCTAATTTGTTGCTTGATCCGTATTATCGGACATTCAGAGGGTTTCAG GCACTTGTTGAAAAAGACTGGTTAGCATTTGGTCATCCATTTTCTGATCGTGTGGGAACACCATCTGTCTCTGGAAGTGGCAACGTATCTTTCGAGTTATCTAGGCAGTCTTCAACTGGCATCGCATCGCCACCCATGCGCCAGTCATCAGGAACAATCCCACCTCAACCTTCAGTTTCATCTCAGGCGCATAACTCAAACAACCACTCTCCCATTTTTTTGCAG TGGGTTGATTGTGTGTCACAACTGCTGCGGATGTATCCTTTTGCTTTTGAATTTTCTGCG GCTTTCCTGGTGGACTTCTTAGACTGCATGTTTTCTTCTCGCTTTGGAAACTTCTTCTTTAATAG tgAGAAGGAGAGGCTGCAGTGCAGTGTGTTTGAAACTTGTGGATGTTTGTGGGCATACTTGGCTGATATGCGGGCATCAGAAGGAGGTTCTCATGCGCATTGTAATCCCTTTTATGATCCACTGAAGTATAGCAGTCCTCTTCTGCCCCCAGCAGCAGCGTTAGCCCCAACTTTATGGCCCCAATTCCACCTTCGTTGGGCCTGCCCAGAAGAAGCACAAAGTGGGGAGGTTGAAGCACAATGTAGGAAGATAATTCTGAAAAACTTTGAGATACAGAAG GCTAAAGAAGTGGCAGAAAGGAAAGCTCAAGAAACTACAAGTGCCATGGAATTGTTGAATGCTGAATTGCGACGTGAGAAGGTGTTAAACATCTCAGCTACGAACAAAGCCAAGAGGATAACCAAAGAGAATACAGACATAAAGCGTGCAATTCAGTCAATTGGGTGCAAGATTCACTTTTCTAGTAGTGGTGATTGCATTGTTGACATTGAAAACAACCCAGCGGATGCAGTTCCAAACTTGCGTTGTTCCTCTAGGCAAGGGTCAAGTACTGCTGTGATTAATGACAAAACGGATCTATCTGTTTCTGTAACAGAAGACGACGACGATGATGGAAACAATGTTATTGGTCGAATATGTGAAACTCTATGCCCATTTCGCACTGGAGATGGAGGCTGCAGATGGCCAAATGGTGGTTGTGCTCAACTAGGTAGTCAGTTTGTTGGGTTTAAGGCAAATTTCGATGCATTTGACCGACTCTCGATTGATGACAGTTATTTCAAGCCTTAG